The proteins below come from a single Aegilops tauschii subsp. strangulata cultivar AL8/78 chromosome 6, Aet v6.0, whole genome shotgun sequence genomic window:
- the LOC109736209 gene encoding senescence-specific cysteine protease SAG39-like has product MAIPKAVILGILGCVCFYSSVLAARELSNDLLMVARHESWMVQYGRVYKDDAEKAQRFGVFKANVGFIESFNAKNLKFYLGVNQFADLTNEEFKATKANKGYKPSMERMPTGFRYENVSFDALPATVDWRTKGAVTPIKDQGQCGCCWAFSAVAATEGVVKLKTGKLISLSEQELVDCDVHGEDQGCEGGLMDDAFKFIIKNGGLTTESNYPYTAADDKCKSGTNGAATIKSYEDVPANNEGALMQAVASQPVSVAVDGGDMTFQFYKGGVMMGSCGTDLDHGIAAIGYGKTSDDTKYWLLKNSWGTTWGENGYLRMEKDIPDKKGMCGLAMEPSYPTA; this is encoded by the exons ATGGCCATCCCAAAAGCTGTGATCCTTGGCATCCTCGGATGTGTCTGCTTCTACAGTTCGGTCCTAGCAGCTCGTGAGCTCAGCAATGACTTGTTGATGGTGGCAAGGCACGAGAGCTGGATGGTGCAGTACGGCCGTGTGTACAAGGACGATGCTGAGAAGGCGCAACGATTCGGGGTGTTCAAGGCCAATGTCGGGTTCATCGAGTCGTTTAATGCCAAGAACCTCAAGTTCTATTTGGGCGTCAATCAGTTCGCCGACCTAACGAACGAGGAGTTCAAGGCGACAAAGGCTAACAAGGGGTACAAACCGAGTATGGAGAGGATGCCTACCGGATTCAGGTATGAGAATGTAAGTTTCGATGCACTTCCGGCAACCGTAGACTGGAGAACGAAAGGAGCAGTCACCCCCATCAAGGATCAGGGCCAATGTG GTTGTTGTTGGGCTTTTTCTGCTGTCGCTGCTACAGAGGGCGTCGTTAAGCTCAAAACCGGCAAGCTTATCTCCTTGTCTGAGCAAGAACTAGTGGATTGTGATGTCCATGGTGAAGACCAAGGTTGCGAAGGTGGGCTTATGGATGATGCCTTCAAGTTCATAATCAAGAATGGCGGTCTCACAACCGAGTCCAACTACCCATATACCGCGGCAGATGACAAGTGCAAGAGTGGAACCAATGGTGCCGCAACCATCAAAAGCTATGAGGATGTTCCAGCCAACAACGAGGGAGCTCTCATGCAAGCCGTCGCAAGCCAACCCGTCTCGGTGGCTGTAGATGGAGGAGATATGACCTTCCAATTTTACAAAGGTGGAGTGATGATGGGCTCATGTGGCACAGACCTGGACCATGGTATTGCGGCTATTGGTTATGGCAAGACCAGCGATGACACAAAATATTGGTTGCTGAAGAATTCATGGGGAACAACATGGGGCGAGAACGGATATTTAAGAATGGAGAAGGACATTCCCGACAAGAAAGGCATGTGTGGCCTTGCGATGGAGCCTTCTTACCCCACTGCATAG
- the LOC109736221 gene encoding senescence-specific cysteine protease SAG39-like, whose amino-acid sequence MAIPKAVILGILRCVCFCSSVLAARELSNDLSMVARHESWMVQYGRVYKDDAEKAQRFGVFKANVEFIESFNAKNLKFYLGVNQFADLTNEEFKATKANKGYKPSMERMPTGFRYENVSFDALPATVDWRTKGAVTPIKDQGQCGCCWAFSAVAATEGVVKLKTGKLISLSEQELVDCDVHGEDQGCEGGLMDDAFKFIIKNGGLTTESNYPYTAADDKCKSGTNGAATIKSYEDVPANNEGALMQAVASQPVSVAVDGGDMTFQFYKGGVMTGSCGTDLDHGIAAIGYGKTSDDTKYWLLKNSWGTTWGENGYLRMEKDIPDKKGMCGLAMEPSYPTA is encoded by the exons ATGGCCATCCCAAAAGCTGTGATCCTTGGCATCCTCAGATGTGTCTGCTTCTGCAGTTCGGTCCTAGCAGCTCGTGAGCTCAGCAATGACTTGTCGATGGTGGCAAGGCACGAGAGCTGGATGGTGCAGTACGGCCGTGTGTACAAGGACGATGCTGAGAAGGCGCAACGATTCGGGGTGTTCAAGGCCAATGTCGAGTTCATCGAGTCGTTTAATGCCAAGAACCTCAAGTTCTATTTGGGCGTCAATCAGTTCGCCGACCTAACGAACGAGGAGTTCAAGGCGACGAAGGCTAACAAGGGGTACAAACCGAGTATGGAGAGGATGCCTACCGGATTCAGGTATGAGAATGTAAGTTTCGATGCACTTCCGGCAACCGTAGACTGGAGAACGAAAGGAGCAGTCACCCCCATCAAGGATCAGGGCCAATGTG GTTGTTGTTGGGCTTTTTCTGCTGTCGCTGCTACAGAGGGCGTCGTTAAGCTCAAAACCGGCAAGCTTATCTCCTTGTCTGAGCAAGAACTAGTGGATTGTGATGTCCATGGTGAAGACCAAGGTTGCGAAGGTGGGCTTATGGATGATGCCTTCAAGTTCATAATCAAGAATGGCGGTCTCACAACCGAGTCCAACTACCCATATACCGCGGCAGATGACAAGTGCAAGAGTGGAACCAACGGTGCCGCAACCATCAAAAGCTATGAGGATGTTCCAGCCAACAACGAGGGAGCTCTCATGCAAGCCGTCGCAAGCCAACCCGTCTCGGTGGCTGTAGATGGAGGAGATATGACCTTCCAATTTTACAAAGGTGGAGTGATGACGGGCTCATGTGGCACAGACCTGGACCATGGTATTGCGGCTATTGGTTATGGCAAGACCAGCGATGACACAAAATATTGGTTGCTGAAGAATTCATGGGGAACAACATGGGGCGAGAACGGATATTTAAGAATGGAGAAGGACATTCCCGACAAGAAAGGCATGTGTGGCCTTGCGATGGAGCCTTCTTACCCCACTGCATAG
- the LOC109736216 gene encoding sugar transporter ERD6-like 7 translates to MPRGGDAAVEASEHLLGPPPPRGGDGSSLGMVMVSTGVAVLGSFAFGVAIGYSAPAEAGISRDLQLTLSEYSVFGSIITVGAMIGAVVSGQIADVAGRKGAMRASALVSVVGWLAIYFAQSASSLDFGRFCTGLGVGVFSYVVPVFIAEIAPKALRGGLTALNPLMIGTGLSVTYIVGTVVSWRMLAMAGLAPCIILIAGLFFIPESPRWLAKVGRQKEFEIALQRLRGRDADVSLEAAEIKDFIETIDKLPKAGIQDLFSRSYIGPVIIGAGLMVFQQFAGINGILFYASETFVSAGFDSGNLGTILMACIQLPLTTLGALLMDRSGRKPLLLVSTSGLIVGTLMSAVSFYLKVHGILPEQVPIITLTSILVYIASYSLGMGSVPWVIMSEIFPINIKGIGGSFVTLVNWLASLTVSFAFNFLMSWSASGTFFFFAFVCAMAILFIVKIVPETKGKTLEEIQASINCGTWVA, encoded by the exons ATGCCAAGGGGTGGTGATGCGGCGGTGGAGGCGAGCGAGCACCTCCTtggcccgccgccgccgaggggcggcgacgggtcgtcGCTGGGGATGGTCATGGTCAGCACCGGTGTCGCCGTGCTCGGCTCTTTCGCCTTCGGCGTCGCG ATTGGCTACTCGGCACCAGCTGAGGCCGGGATCAGCCGGGACCTCCAGCTGACCCTCTCCGAG TACTCGGTTTTCGGGTCGATAATAACAGTCGGGGCCATGATCGGAGCAGTCGTGAGCGGGCAGATTGCGGATGTTGCTGGACGAAAAGGG GCCATGAGGGCTTCTGCTCTCGTTTCCGTTGTCGGATGGCTGGCTATCTACTTTGCACAG AGTGCTTCTTCACTTGATTTTGGGAGATTTTGCACCGGACTCGGCGTCGGAGTGTTTTCGTATGTG GTGCCGGTTTTCATTGCAGAAATTGCTCCGAAGGCTCTTCGCGGGGGGCTTACGGCTCTGAATCCA TTGATGATAGGCACTGGGTTATCCGTGACGTATATCGTCGGCACAGTCGTGTCCTGGCGCATGCTGGCCATGGCTG GACTTGCTCCATGCATAATTCTCATAGCTGGTCTCTTCTTCATTCCTGAATCTCCTCGATGGCTG GCAAAGGTTGGCCGGCAAAAGGAGTTTGAAATAGCACTCCAGCGCCTCCGTGGCAGAGACGCGGATGTGTCCCTTGAAGCTGCAGAAATCAAG GACTTCATCGAAACTATTGACAAACTTCCAAAGGCTGGAATCCAGGATCTTTTCAGCAGGTCATACATCGGTCCTGTCATTATCGGCGCGGGACTAATGGTTTTCCAGCAGTTTGCAGGGATAAACGGGATCCTGTTCTACGCCAGCGAAACATTTGTCTCAGCTG GGTTCGATTCAGGAAACCTAGGAACAATCTTGATGGCGTGTATCCAG TTACCACTCACAACACTTGGAGCTCTACTGATGGACAGGAGTGGGAGAAAGCCACTATTATTG GTTTCCACATCCGGACTCATCGTCGGGACTCTTATGTCAGCAGTATCATTCTACCTTAAG GTTCACGGGATACTCCCGGAGCAAGTCCCAATCATCACACTCACCAGCATATTG GTCTACATTGCAAGCTATTCACTAGGGATGGGTTCCGTTCCTTGGGTCATAATGTCAGAG ATATTCCCCATTAATATAAAAGGAATCGGCGGAAGCTTCGTGACTCTGGTGAACTGGTTGGCTTCATTGACAGTTTCCTTCGCCTTCAACTTCCTCATGAGCTGGAGTGCTTCAG GAACATTCTTCTTCTTCGCCTTTGTTTGTGCCATGGCTATTCTCTTCATTGTGAAGATCGTGCCGGAGACAAAAGGCAAGACCTTGGAAGAGATTCAGGCTTCGATAAACTGCGGCACATGGGTGGCTTGA
- the LOC109736219 gene encoding senescence-specific cysteine protease SAG39-like, which translates to MAISKALMLGILGCLCLCSLVLAARELSDDLSMAARHESWMVQYSRVYKDATEKAQRFEVFKDNVGFIESFNTENCKFYLGINQFADLTNEEFKATKANKGYKPSLQRVPTGFKYENVSFDALPATVDWRTKGAVTPVKDQGDCGCCWAFSAVAATEGVIKLKTGKLISLSEQELVDCDVHGEDQGCEGGLMDDAFKFIIKNGGLTTESNYPYTAADDKCKSGTNDAASIKSYEDVPTNNEGALMQAVASQPVSVAVDGGDMTFQFYKGGVMTGSCGTDLDHGIAAIGYGKTSDGTKYWLLKNSWGTTWGENGYLRMEKDIPDKRGMCGLAMEPSYPTA; encoded by the exons ATGGCCATTTCAAAAGCTCTGATGCTTGGCATCCTCGGATGCCTTTGCTTATGCAGTTTGGTCCTAGCAGCTCGCGAGCTAAGCGATGACTTGTCGATGGCGGCAAGGCACGAGAGTTGGATGGTGCAATACAGCCGTGTGTATAAGGATGCCACCGAGAAGGCGCAGCGATTTGAGGTTTTCAAGGACAATGTCGGGTTCATCGAGTCATTTAACACCGAGAACTGCAAGTTCTATTTGGGCATCAATCAGTTCGCCGACCTCACCAACGAGGAGTTCAAGGCAACAAAGGCTAACAAGGGGTACAAACCGAGCTTGCAGAGGGTTCCTACCGGATTCAAGTATGAGAATGTTAGTTTTGATGCACTTCCGGCAACCGTAGACTGGAGGACCAAAGGTGCAGTCACTCCCGTCAAGGATCAAGGGGATTGTG GTTGTTGTTGGGCATTTTCTGCTGTCGCTGCCACAGAGGGCGTCATTAAGCTCAAAACTGGCAAGCTTATCTCACTGTCGGAGCAAGAGTTGGTGGATTGTGATGTCCATGGTGAAGACCAAGGTTGCGAAGGTGGGCTCATGGATGATGCCTTTAAGTTCATAATCAAGAACGGAGGTCTCACTACCGAGTCCAACTACCCATATACCGCGGCAGATGACAAGTGCAAGAGTGGAACCAACGATGCCGCATCCATAAAAAGCTATGAGGATGTTCCAACCAACAATGAGGGAGCCCTCATGCAAGCCGTCGCAAGCCAACCTGTCTCAGTAGCTGTAGATGGAGGAGATATGACGTTCCAATTTTACAAAGGTGGAGTAATGACAGGCTCATGTGGCACTGACCTAGATCATGGTATTGCAGCTATTGGTTATGGCAAGACCAGTGATGGTACAAAGTATTGGTTGTTGAAGAATTCATGGGGAACAACATGGGGCGAAAACGGATATTTAAGAATGGAGAAGGATATTCCCGATAAGAGAGGCATGTGTGGCCTTGCGATGGAGCCTTCTTACCCCACTGCATAG